One genomic region from Sparus aurata chromosome 15, fSpaAur1.1, whole genome shotgun sequence encodes:
- the LOC115596517 gene encoding histone H4 yields MSGRGKGGKGLGKGGAKRHRKVLRDNIQGITKPAIRRLARRGGVKRISGLIYEETRGVLKVFLENVIRDAVTYTEHAKRKTVTAMDVVYALKRQGRTLYGFGG; encoded by the coding sequence ATGAGCGGCAGAGGAAAAGGAGGTAAAGGACTCGGGAAAGGAGGCGCCAAGCGTCACCGTAAAGTCCTCCGTGATAACATCCAGGGAATCACCAAGCCCGCTATCCGCCGTCTGGCTCGCCGCGGTGGAGTGAAGCGTATCTCCGGTCTCATCTACGAGGAGACCCGCGGTGTGCTCAAGGTGTTCCTAGAGAACGTGATCCGTGACGCCGTCACCTACACCGAGCATGCCAAGAGGAAGACCGTGACCGCCATGGATGTGGTGTACGCTCTGAAGAGGCAGGGCCGCACCCTGTACGGCTTCGGAGGTTAA
- the LOC115596511 gene encoding histone H2B 3-like, which translates to MPETVKAPKKGSKKAVSKATKTGKKRRKTRRESYAIYVYKVLKQVHPDTGISSKAMGIMNSFVSDIFERIAGESSRLAHYNKRSTITSREIQTAVRLLLPGELAKHAVSEGTKAVTKYTSSK; encoded by the coding sequence ATGCCTGAGACAGTGAAAGCGCCCAAGAAGGGCTCCAAGAAAGCCGTGTCTAAAGCCACCAAGACCggcaagaagaggagaaagaccAGGAGAGAGAGCTATGCTATCTACGTGTACAAGGTCCTGAAGCAGGTCCACCCCGACACCGGGATCTCCTCCAAGGCTATGGGCATCATGAACTCCTTCGTGAGCGACATCTTCGAGCGCATCGCCGGTGAGTCCTCTCGTCTGGCTCACTACAACAAGcgctccaccatcacctccagggAGATCCAGACCGCCGTCCGCCTGCTGCTGCCCGGTGAGCTGGCCAAGCACGCCGTGTCTGAGGGCACCAAGGCTGTGACCAAGTACACCAGCTCCAAGTAA